The Microbulbifer sp. YPW1 genome contains the following window.
TTTTCTTCACTAGCCATTAATGATAGGCCTCGCAGTTAACGAGGCCATTCATCATGTCACATTCCGCGCCATTGTGACCGGATTATGCGAGGGTCGACAAGCCTCGCGCCAGATCGGCTTTCAAATCTTCCACATTCTCGAGTCCTACCGAGATCCGGATCAGGTTTTCACTGATCCCGGCCCTGGCCTTGTCTTCTTCGCTCAGGCGACCGTGTGTCGTGGTGGCCGGATGGACGATGGTACTTTTCGCGTCACCCAGGTTGGCGGTAACCGAGAAGATCTTGCACGCATCGATCACCTGCCACGCGGCCTCGCGATCACCCTTGACGGTAAAGCTGAACACCGCGCCGAAACCGGATTGCTGGGCCGCGGCCAGCTGGTGATTGGGGTGGCTGGGGAGACCGACGTAGTTGACCTTCTCCACCTGCGGCTGCTCTTTCAGCCACCAGGCCACATCCAGTGCGCTGGTGCAGTGGGCCTGCATACGCAGCTTCAGAGTTTCCAGCCCCTTGAGAAAAACCCACGCGTTGAACGGGCTCATGCTGGGGCCACAGGTACGCAGGAAAATGACGATCTCGTCCATCACGGCTTTGGGCCCGACAACCACACCACCCACACAACGGCCCTGGCCATCCAGGAATTTGGTAGCGGAGTGCACAACAATATCTGCACCCAGTTCCAGCGGGCGTTGCAGTGCCGGTGTACAGAAGCAGTTGTCGACCACCAGTTGGGCGCCGGCGCTGTGGGCGAGATCCGCCATGGCACGGATATCTGCCACTTCACACAGCGGATTGGAGGGCGTTTCCATAAACAGCAGTTTGGTGTCGCCATCCAGTGCGTCTTTCCAGGCCTGGAAATCGGTGAGGTCTACGAAGGTGACCTTGACGCCGAACTTGATCATGTAACGGGTGAACAGTGCGGTGGTGGTACCGAACACACTGCGCGAGCAGATGACTTTGTCACCGCTTTTCAGCAGTGCCATGCACAGGCTGAGGATGGCGGCCATGCCGCTGGATGTCGCGACGGCGGCCTCCCCTCCTTCCATGGCGGAGATGCGCTGTTCGAACATGCGCACGGTGGGGTTGGTGTAGCGCGAGTAGACGTTGCCGGGTGATTCCCCGGAAAAGCGCGCGGCGGCTTCTGCCGCTGAGGGAAAGACGTAACTGGAGGTGGCGTAAATGGATTCGGAGTGCTCGCCTTCCGCCGACCGGCTCTGGCCTGCACGTACCGCCAGAGTTTCCAGTGCGTAGCCGTCGTCTTCAAACATGGATTAACCGTCCCGGGTTAGAAATAGTTGGACCGGTAATCTTACCCCATCAAGGCAGTTTTGGCAGACCGAAAGCCAAGAGGCACGAATCAGGGAGCTTCGTAGATAGTTCGGTGGCGGCGCCGCTACCGATGGTTGTTTGTGAGACACCTTCTCATCGGATAAAAACACTTCGGCCCACACTATGGTGGGCCGAAGGAGCGATGAGACTGCAGAAAAACTACTTTTTACAAAGAGCTTTCGTTGCCCTTGCCCGTCTTCGCGTTGTCGTTACGCGCAGCATGCAGACTGTCGAGATATTCTTCAGTGACATCACCAGTGATGTACTTGCCATCGAATACCGCGCAATCAAATTCCTTGATGTCATGGTTACCGTCAGAAGACGAAACGATCAGCTCATCAAGGTCCTGATAAACCAGCCAGTCCGCACCAATTTCCTCGCACACCTCTTCAGTAGTGCGGTTGTGCGCAACCAGCTCAGTCGCAGACGGCATATCGATACCGTAAACATTCGGGTACTTCACCGCCGGCGCCGCCGACGCAAAGTATACCTTCGCAGCACCCGCCTCACGGGCCATCTGGATAATCTGCTTACAGGTAGTGCCGCGCACAATAGAGTCGTCCACCAGCAACACATTCTTGCCGCGGAACTCCAGCTCGATCGGGTTCAGCTTCTGGCGCACAGACTTCTTGCGCTGTTTCTGGCCCGGCATGATAAAAGTACGGCCGATATAGCGGTTCTTCACCATACCCTCACGGAACTTCACACCCAGACGGTGTGCAACCATCTGGCCGGCAGAACGGGAAGAGTCTGGAATCGGGATTACCACGTCGATATCGTGGTCCGGGCGTTCGCGCAGAATCTTTTCCGCCAGGTGCTCGCCCTGACGCAGACGCGCCTTGTGTACAGAAACGCCGTCCATGATGGAGTCCGGACGGGCGAAGTACACGTGCTCAAAAATACACGGACGCAGCTGCGGATCTTCCGCACACTGTTCGGAGTGCACGGTGCCATCCAGCTCGATATAGATACATTCACCCGGCGCCACGTCGCGCACCAGGGTGTAACCCAGTACATCCAGTGCCACGGACTCAGAGGCCACCATGTACTCGGTGCCCTTGTCGGTCTCGCGCTTGCCGTAAACCAGCGGACGGATGCCGTTCGGATCGCGGAATGCAACAACACCGTAGCCGACAATCATTGCCACACAGGCGTAACCACCGCGCACACGCTTGTGCACTGCACGCATGGCCGTGAAGATGTCTTCTGCCTTGGGCTGGAGTTTGTGCTGCTTGTGCAGTTCGTGGGCGAACACATTCAACAGCACTTCGGAATCCGAGTCGGTGTTGATGTGGCGCAGGTCCTGCTGGAAGATCGCTTCCTTCACCTCGGTGACGTTGGTGAGGTTGCCATTGTGGGCCATGGCGATGCCGTAGGGGGAGTTGACGTAAAACGGCTGGGCGAGTGCGGGGCCGGAGCTGCCGGCGGTGGGATAGCGCACATGGCCAATGCCAAAGTTGCCTGTCAGGCGCTGCATATGGCGCGCGCGGAACACGTCGCGCACCAGGCCATTTGCCTTCTGCTGATTCAGGCGGTCACCATCACAGGTGACGATACCCGCGGCATCCTGGCCCCGGTGCTGCAACAGGGTAAGCGCGTCGTACAACTGCAGATTGACGTCACTTTTACCGACGATTCCAACGATGCCACACATACTTCAGATAACCCCAGTCATTTCGAAATGGTCATGGTGCCCCTGTGCCGCATCCTGCAGCCCAGCGATCAATCAAGTTGCCCTGCGAAGAAATCCTTGATCGCGCCAGCCGCTTCGCGCGCGCGATCCTCAAATTCTAGAAAATGCGGTATCAAGGTCGATTCCTGCCACCAGCTGTCTTCGTTGACCGGCGCCAGCGCCGGGGCGAAGATCAACAGCGCCATCACAATGATGCAGCCGCGAAACAATCCAAATACCATCCCCAATACCCGATCCGTGCCGGAAAGGCCGGTGGCCTCTACAAAGGCAGACAGGGTCATGTTCAGGCCGGCTCCGGCCAACAGGGTGAATATGAACAGGATGGCAAAGGCGGCGATGGCCTGCAGCGAAGGTGTATCGACAAGGTTGGAGAGCAGTGGCGCCAGCTGGTCGCGAAACATCATTGCCACCACGAATGCAGCCACCCAGGTGAGTAGCGACAAGACTTCGCGCACGAAGCCTCGGCTCAAGCCGATCAGCGTGGAGATGGCAACGATTGCCAGAATGGTCCAGTCAGCCCAGTTCATTCAACCCTACCTGCTACGCGGCGGCTGCCGCGAAGAGCGCGCATTCTAACTTACCGACCGGGGCCCGTGAAGCAGTTCACCGAATCCCGCGAAGTTAATCCGCGGACAGGGGGCAGGAACTTACTGAACTGTCCGGTCAATCACGTCAAATAACACCTGCAGGCCGGCTTCGAATACAGAACGGTAAGCGTAGTGTGGTTAACAGGGGCGCGGTATCACGCCCGATAGCGCAGAACCAGGGTCTCGGTCTTGAGCAGCTTGTCGAGCTTCTGTTTATCCGACTGGGCATCCACCCGGCTTAGCTTGGGCCCGACAAATACCCGCACAAAACGTCCTTTGGCAGTGTCCACCGAACGGGTGTAAGCGCGGAAACCGGCGTCCATCAGTTTTTTCCGCATCCGCTCGGCACCGGCAGCCTCTTTATAGGCCGCCACCTGAACTACCCAACCCTCCGGCAGGCCCTGGTCGTCCAGCTGGGTTTTCTCCGCCGGTAGCTGCACCGCGCTCGCGGATTCCGACTTCACTTCCGGCTTGGGTTTGGGCTCAACCGCGGCCACTTTTGCCTCGGTTTTTGTCTGGGCTTGCGGCTTGGCTTCCGGTTCCGCCTTCAGGGAGACGGACTCTGGATCCGGCGCGGGGGATTTCGGCTCGACAAACTCCGGCTGAAACACCTCGTTTACCGGGGGGGCCGGTTCCACATCGGCAACGGGCTCTGGCTCGGCAATGGCAATCGGCTTGATATCCGGAGCGGGAGGGATCTGACTGGTCACGTCGATATAGCGCGCGCCCTCACGGTCAAACAGGGTCGGCAGAAAGATGACCGCCAGTGCAGCCAGTACCAGCGCCCCCACAATGCGCTGCTTGACCCCGTCATTCAGGCGGCGTGAAGCGCGCCGGTTTTCCGGGGAATAAGAGTCCGAATCACTATTCCGGCTGGGCATCTTGTTGTTCTCTTGTGAGCTGGAGTACCTCTGCAACGGTAAAGAAAGAACCGAATACAAGCAACCTGTCGTCCTCACCCAACTCTCCGAAAGCACGCTCCAGCTGGGACTTCACCGCCATACTCGGGGTAGAAACCTGCTCTGCCGGGACAGCCGCAGCGGCCAGCGCCGCCTCAATCTGCTCCGCGCCCGCGGCCCGCGGGTTATCCGGCAACAGTGCCGGATACCAGTGGTCAATGGAGGACCTGAGTGGCGCCAGCAGACCTGCCAGGTCCTTGTCTGCCATGGCCGCGAAGAGTGCCAGTGTCCGTCCCGGCACAGGATGCTGCTTCAGCCAGCTGGCCAGATACTCGGCCGCCGCCGGGTTATGCCCGACATCCAACACCAGATTACGCCCGCGCATGGTGAGCGCCTGACAGCGCCCCGGCATCTGCAGCTGCTCCAGGGTTGCACATACCTGGTCCGCCCCGGGCAGTGCACCCGCCACGGCCAGCGCGGTAATCGCTGCCGCCACACTCGCCGGCGGCAGCCGCAACTCGGGCAGTCCGAGCACCAGTTCGGGTTCGGCCTCCAGCCGATAAGCGCCATCCACCAGGGAAAAATGCCGGTCGATAAAATAACTGTCACACCCCAGCTTGCCCGACACATCGATGACAGAGGCCGGTGGTCGCGGATCCGCGCACACGAATGTCTTGCCCGCCCGCAGAATCCCTGCCTTCTCGCGTCCGATCACCTCCCGATCACTCCCCAGCCAGGCTTCGTGATCCACCGCCACACTGGTGATGATTGCGACATCCGGGTCCACCAGATTCACCGCATCCAGCCTGCCACCGAGCCCCACTTCCAGCAGCGCAAACTCCACATCTGCCTGCTTGAACAACCAGAAGGCCGCAAGCGTGGTGAACTCGAAATACGTCAGGCTGGTCTCGCCGCGCGCCTGCTCCACCGCCTCGAATGCGGCGATCAATTGCGCATCTTCTACTTCTTGCCCATTGATCCGAATCCGCTCGTTAAACCGCAGCAGATGCGGTGAGCTGTACGCCCCTACCGAATGATCCCCGGCACGCAACAGCGCTTCCATGGTGCGCACGCAACTGCCTTTGCCATTGGTACCGGCTACAGTAAACACGCGCCGCGCGGGCACCTGCACATCGAGCGCGCCGGCAACGGAAGAAACCCGCTCCAGTCCCAGTTCAATTTCAGAGGGGTGCAATTGCTCCAGGCGTGAAAGCCAGGATTGAAGGTCTCGCATCGGGTCACCGGTTGTTAGTCTGGTGTGGGGATTTTAGTCGGGAAGAAGAAAGGGAAACAGAGATGATTTACAAAGCCCGGGGAAGGACTGGGGAAGCAACCCCGGTAGCGGCGTTATAACAACACCGGCTACCGGGATCTCAGGATGGATTCGGCCGGGATCAGTTATTGGTGAGCTTACCCAGCAGGCGACCGACCGTGTTGCGCATGTCCTTGCGCGGAATAATCATGTCGATGGCACCGTGCTCCAGCAGAAACTCGGCGCGCTGGAAGCCCTTTGGCAGCTTCTGGCGAATGGTTTGCTCAATGATATTCGGGCCGGCAAAGCCAGCGCGGGCACCGGGCTCTGCGGCATTGATGTCGCCCAGCAGCGCCAGAGAGGCAGAAACCCCACCGTACACCGGATCTGTCATGATCGAGATGTAGGGCACGCCCGCCATGCGCATCTTTTCCAGCACCGCCGAAGTCTTCGCCATCTGCATCAGCGAGATCAGCGCCTCCTGCATGCGCGCGCCGCCGGTCGCAGAGAAACAAACCAGCGGAATGTTTTCTTCCAGCGCGCGTTGCGCAGCACGGGTGAACTTTTCTCCTACGACATAGCCCATAGAGCCGCCGTGGAAAGCAAATTCAAACGCAACGGCAACAACCGGTTTGCCCTCGAGAAGGCCCTGCATGGCAACCAGTGCATCTTTTTCACCGGTCGCTTTCTGGGCCTGGGTCAGGCGATCCTTGTACTTTTTGACGTCCTTGAACTTCAGACGATCCACCGGCTCTACATCGGTAGCCAGCTCTTCACGGTGCTCCGTATCCAGGAACATATCCAGGCGACGGCGGGCACCGATACGGAAATGGTGTTCGCACTTCGGACATACGTCCAGGTTGCGCTCCAGCTCCGGCAGGTAAAGGGTGGAATCGCACTTCACGCACTTTTTCCACACCCCTTCCGGCACCTTGCTGGCACCGGCACGACGCTCGGTACGAATGACCGAGGGAACAATTTTTTCTAACCAGCTCATTCTGTTTCCAAAATCCGATGCTTGCAGAATTTAACTTGCCGGGACACCAGCCCCGGGATAGAGGCATAGCTTAAATGACCGGCAATTCTAAAACCGCGAATTAAACCACTTTCAAAAAAATTGCTCTTGGCCAGATAAGCCGCCGAATCAGGCTTTCTGGCCAATATGCACTGGAGCCTCAGTTATCCAGCGCAGTCCGCATTTCCGATACCAGGGCGCCAACGCGATCCTTGGCCGCCGCACCATCGGCAGACTCACCCACAGCAGACACCAGCACACTACCCACTACCGCACCGTCGCCATCAGCACTCACCGCCTTGGCGGAGGCACCGTCCTTGATACCAAAGCCGACGCACAAAGGCAGGTCGGTGTGGCGACGGATACGCGCCAGGTTTTCGCGCACGGAATCCAGATCCAGATGGCCGGCCCCGGTGACGCCTTTCAGGGATACATAGTAGACAAAACCACTGGCGAGACGGGTTATCTCGGCGATGCGCTGATCGCTAGTCGTGGGTGTAAGCAGGAAGATGTTGCGCAGGTTGCGCGCCTTGAGCAGCTCGTTGAGAGGCCCCGCCTCTTCCGCCGGCAGGTCGACGGTAAGCGCGCCGTCCACACCGGCCTCACGCATGTTGTCGGCAAATGCCTCGAAGCCCATTTTGACGATAGGATTGGCATACCCCATCAGGATCACCGGAGTGTCCGCATCCCGGGTGCGAAACTCCTGCACCAACGCCAGGCATTTACGCAGGGAAGCCTTGTGCTCCAGCGCACGCTCGTGGCCTTTCTGGATCACCGGCCCTTCGGCCATGGGATCGGAAAAAGGCACCCCCAATTCAATCAGGTCAGAGCCGCTGGCAACCAGCTGATGCATCAGGCCTACGGTGTTTTCCAGACCGCCATCACCGGCAACAATATAGGTCACCAGCGCCTTGCGCCCTTCACCGCGCAGCTTGGCAAAGCGACGGTCGATTCTGTTCTGTTCTTCTGTCACCGTGTCACTCCCTACACTTCTATGCCGTCGATGGCGGCCACAGTGAATATATCCTTGTCGCCGCGACCGGACAGGTTCACAACGATATTCTGCTCGGGTGACATGGTTGCCGCCAGCTTAAGGGCATAGGCCACCGCATGGCTCGACTCCAGCGCGGGCAGGATGCCCTCGCTGCGGGTCAGGGTACGGAATGCCGCCAGGGCTTCGTCGTCATTGGCCGTCACATATTCCACACGACCAATGTCCCGCAGCCAGGCGTGTTCTGGCCCGACCCCTGGGTAGTCCAGCCCCGCAGAGACTGAATGGGTCTCGATGATCTGGCCGTCCTCGTCCTCCATCAGGTAGGTGCGATTGCCGTGCAGAACACCGGGAACACCATCATTCAGCGGTGCCGCATGACGCCCGGTTTCCAGGCCATCACCACCGGCTTCAACACCGTACATTTTTACCGCTTCGTCGCTGAGGAACGGGTGGAACAGGCCGATGGCGTTAGAACCGCCACCCACACAAGCTACCAATGCGTCCGGCAGCTGGCCAAATTGCTCCAGGCTCTGACGACGCGCCTCGCGACCGATCACGGAATTGAAATCCCGCACCAGCTGCGGATAGGGATGCGGGCCAGCCACGGTACCGATGATGTAGAAGGTATCGTCCACATTGGTGACCCAGTCGCGCATGGCTTCGTTCATGGCGTCCTTCAGGGTCTTGGAGCCGGACTCCACCGGAATCACTTCCGCGCCCAGCAGCTTCATGCGATAGACATTCGGGGACTGGCGCTTGACGTCTTCCGCACCCATGTAAACCGCGCACTTGAGCCCCAAACGGGCTGCGACAGTGGCCGTGGCCACCCCGTGCTGACCGGCACCTGTCTCGGCAATCACCCGGCGTTTGCCGCTGTGCTTGGCAAGCAGCGCCTGCCCCACGGTATTGTTTACCTTGTGGGCACCGGTGTGGTTGAGATCTTCACGCTTGAGCCAGATACGTGCGCCGCCCGCCTCCGCGGTCAACCGCTCCGCCAGATACAGCGGGGACGGACGTCCGACATAGTGGGCCAGGTCGTAGTCAAAAGCGGCCTGAAACTCGGGATCGTTTTTCAGGCGCTGGTACATTTCCTGCAATTCATCGAGAGCGCTGATCAGGGTTTCCGATACAAAGCGCCCACCAAATTCCCCGAAATGCCCTTTGGCATCCGGAAAAGCCCCATAGTCGACGGGGGATGCGGGTTTACTCACTGCTCAAACTCCTTGTGTCAATTCTGTACTGCGGGCGCTGCCGCTCTGGGCTGCGCGGGCGGCACGGATAAATTCGTGCACTTTTGCGGCATCTTTTCGTCCCGGTGACGCTTCGACGCCACCACTGACATCCACCGCGTGAGGGCTGGCGACAGCAATCGCCTGGGCCACATTGCCCGGGTTCAGGCCGCCGGCGAGAATGATCTGACGGCCACTGTCCGCGGGAACACGCTGCCAGTCGAACGTATCTCCGGTACCGCCGGGGACTCCCTTGCGATAGGCATCCAGCAGAATGCCCCGGGCATCGGGGAACGCCGCCATCGCCTCCAGCGGGTCCAGCTCGGGCTTCATCCGCAACGCCTTGATATAGGGGCGGTGGAACTGGCGACAATAAGGGGCGTTTTCACTGCCGTGGAACTGCAACAGGTTGAGCGGCACCTGATCCAGCACCGTCTCCACCTGCTTGGGGTGGGCATCGACAAACAGGCCGGTAAGTACCACAAACGGGGACACGGCCCGAGCGATTTCTGCGGCCTGCTGCGGGGTTACATTGCGCGGACTGGGCGGATAGAAGACAAGACCGAGCGCATCGGCGCCGGCATCTACCGCGAGGCGGGCATCTTCGACACTGGTAATTCCGCAGATCTTTACGCGCATAATCCATACACCGCTGATACTGCCAAGGTGTAGACCGCCATCTATCCGGGGCGCTGGCAGCAGAGAAATATCGGAGAGCCAGCGATACTAGCAGATCAGGGGATTAGGCGAAACGCGGCAGTCGATCAATTCAGGCGGATCCGTCGCCACCGATGGTGCCCAACGGCAAGGGTACCAGCAGCGGACCGGGCTCGCGCACCGGCATCGTAAACTCATCCGGGTAGCGTACATCCACCAGATAGAGACCATAGGGTGGCGCGGTTACCCCGGCGGCGCTCCGGTCCCGCGCCTCGAGCACATCGCGCACCCAGGCGGGATCGCGATCCCCTCTTCCCACGGCCATCAAGACGCCGGCAATATTGCGCACCATGTGGTGCAGGAAAGCCGTAGCGCTGATCTCCAGAACAATCAGCTGCCCCACCCTGCCGATGTCGAGCCGGGTAAGGCGGCGCACGGGAGATTTGGCCTGACACTGTGCCGCACGGAAACTGCTGAAGTCGTGCTCACCGATAAGATGCTGGGCGCCGGCACGCATGGCCGCGAGATCCTGGGTGCGCTCGGTCCAGGTCACCTCACTGGTGGCCTGGGCGGAACGGGTGGGAGCACTGTGGATCAGGTAGCGATAGGTCCGGTTGCGGGCGGAAAACCGCGCGTGAAACTGGGGCGGCATTTCCTGCGCCCACTGCACACGCACATCAAATGGCATCTGGGTGTTGACCCCCTGCACCCACGCCTTGGTAGGGCGCTGGGCGCGGGTATCGAAATGGATCACCTGACCGGTGGCGTGCACGCCGGCATCCGTACGCCCGGCACATACCAGGGTAACCGGCTCAGCCGCCACCCTGGATAACGCTTTCTCGAGGGTTTCCTGCACTGTCTGCGGGTCGTGCTTCTGCTTCTGGAAGCCGCGCAGCCGGGTGCCACAATATTCTATGCCCAGGGCTACCCGTCGCACCCCCTCGGGCAGGGACTCCCCCGGCGGCACTTCTCCGTTTGGCTTGTATTCGTAAATCCTGTTCATCGCTTACCAGAACTCCGCACAGGCAAGCCGCGGCGCCCGTATTCGCCCTCAGCTACCGGCAGTATGTCTTCCCGGAAAAAGAAAGACCCCGCGCGTGGCGGGGTCAAAGTGTTGTCGCTGTAGATAGCGTGAAAAATCGACAGCGGGATTAACCAATACGCTCGAGCATATCCTTGGCGCGCTGCTGGTGCTCACCGGCAGCCTCTTCTACCACTTCACCCAGGATTTCCCGCGCGCCGTCTTTGTCTCCCATATCCAGATAGGCCTGGGCCAGCTCCAGCTTGGTGGTGACCTCGTCACTCCCTTCCAGCAGGTTGAGCTCGGAATCCAGATCGCTCTCCAGATTAAAGTTCAGATCTCCCAGCTCCGCGTCTTCGGCAGAACTTTGCGCGCCGGATTGGGCGGGCTCGGACTTGGCTACAGGCTCTTCGGCTACAGCGAGATCACCTTCCAGCTCGAAATCGGTGGACGCGTCAGTGGCGAAGTTACCGTTATCGAAATCCAGGTCGCCACTGTCGAGATCCAGCTCACCGAGATCGATGGAGTCCAGGTCCAGGCTGTCAAAATCATTATCACCGCCCAGGTCATCCGAGAAACTGTCCAGCTCGCCCTCAGATGCATCAGCAGCAGTGGACTGCACAGCTGTCTCACCCGAATCGAGGTCGTCACCGTCTTCCATCGGTGTCAGGTCAAGGTCGAACTCGAGACCGCTGTTTTCTACCGCTTCCGCAGTCGCATTCTGCGAGTCAACCGCGATGGAATCCGACTGCTCCAGGGCACCGCCTTCGGCGGACGCATCCACACTGAAATCGGAATCCAGATCCAGGCTGTCGAGGCTGTCCAGATCCAGGTCGCCATCCGCCATCAGGTCGTCGAGATCGAAGTTGTCCTCTTCGGCAGTACTGCCGGTATCGGACTCAAAGCCGGAATCCAGCTCAAGATCGAATGTCGGTTCTTCTGCAGCAGTCGCGTCAGTCTCGGATTGTACTGCAGACAGATCGCTTTCGAGGTCATCACCCAGGTCAAGATCCAGAGAGAAGCTGTCTTCGTCGGCAGCTTCAGTACCTGCATTCAGGTTGTCACTGCTGTCATCCAGGTCCAGGGACAGGTCGTCGAGCAGGCCGAAATCGTCCTCGTCACCCTTGGTATCCGTATTCGCAGCGACAACAGTCTGGTCTGCAGAGAATTCCTCGAGGTCGCCAAAGCTCGCTTCGCTATCGAACTCCGCACCCATATCGTCGAGCTGCGCCGCTTCCAGGGATTCACTGGAGAAGCTGTTTTCAGGCGCTTCAAACGGGCCGATACCAGCGATGGTCTCGCGCAGGCGCGCGGCGCGGTCTGCAGCCGGTCCATCGCTATATCCAAGCAACTGGCGATAGTGATCATCGAACTCCGCGCCTTTCTGCTGGTGCGCATAAGCCTCCAGCAGCATCAGGCGTGCATCGATATTTTCCGGCGCGCTCTTAAGGCCCGCCAGCAATTTGGATTCCGCTTCCTGGTACTGGCCCAGAGAGAGGTGGATTTCCGCTTCCGCTACCGGATCGTC
Protein-coding sequences here:
- the trpB gene encoding tryptophan synthase subunit beta, encoding MSKPASPVDYGAFPDAKGHFGEFGGRFVSETLISALDELQEMYQRLKNDPEFQAAFDYDLAHYVGRPSPLYLAERLTAEAGGARIWLKREDLNHTGAHKVNNTVGQALLAKHSGKRRVIAETGAGQHGVATATVAARLGLKCAVYMGAEDVKRQSPNVYRMKLLGAEVIPVESGSKTLKDAMNEAMRDWVTNVDDTFYIIGTVAGPHPYPQLVRDFNSVIGREARRQSLEQFGQLPDALVACVGGGSNAIGLFHPFLSDEAVKMYGVEAGGDGLETGRHAAPLNDGVPGVLHGNRTYLMEDEDGQIIETHSVSAGLDYPGVGPEHAWLRDIGRVEYVTANDDEALAAFRTLTRSEGILPALESSHAVAYALKLAATMSPEQNIVVNLSGRGDKDIFTVAAIDGIEV
- a CDS encoding SPOR domain-containing protein gives rise to the protein MPSRNSDSDSYSPENRRASRRLNDGVKQRIVGALVLAALAVIFLPTLFDREGARYIDVTSQIPPAPDIKPIAIAEPEPVADVEPAPPVNEVFQPEFVEPKSPAPDPESVSLKAEPEAKPQAQTKTEAKVAAVEPKPKPEVKSESASAVQLPAEKTQLDDQGLPEGWVVQVAAYKEAAGAERMRKKLMDAGFRAYTRSVDTAKGRFVRVFVGPKLSRVDAQSDKQKLDKLLKTETLVLRYRA
- a CDS encoding O-succinylhomoserine sulfhydrylase; translated protein: MFEDDGYALETLAVRAGQSRSAEGEHSESIYATSSYVFPSAAEAAARFSGESPGNVYSRYTNPTVRMFEQRISAMEGGEAAVATSSGMAAILSLCMALLKSGDKVICSRSVFGTTTALFTRYMIKFGVKVTFVDLTDFQAWKDALDGDTKLLFMETPSNPLCEVADIRAMADLAHSAGAQLVVDNCFCTPALQRPLELGADIVVHSATKFLDGQGRCVGGVVVGPKAVMDEIVIFLRTCGPSMSPFNAWVFLKGLETLKLRMQAHCTSALDVAWWLKEQPQVEKVNYVGLPSHPNHQLAAAQQSGFGAVFSFTVKGDREAAWQVIDACKIFSVTANLGDAKSTIVHPATTTHGRLSEEDKARAGISENLIRISVGLENVEDLKADLARGLSTLA
- a CDS encoding phosphoribosylanthranilate isomerase is translated as MRVKICGITSVEDARLAVDAGADALGLVFYPPSPRNVTPQQAAEIARAVSPFVVLTGLFVDAHPKQVETVLDQVPLNLLQFHGSENAPYCRQFHRPYIKALRMKPELDPLEAMAAFPDARGILLDAYRKGVPGGTGDTFDWQRVPADSGRQIILAGGLNPGNVAQAIAVASPHAVDVSGGVEASPGRKDAAKVHEFIRAARAAQSGSARSTELTQGV
- the folC gene encoding bifunctional tetrahydrofolate synthase/dihydrofolate synthase, with the protein product MRDLQSWLSRLEQLHPSEIELGLERVSSVAGALDVQVPARRVFTVAGTNGKGSCVRTMEALLRAGDHSVGAYSSPHLLRFNERIRINGQEVEDAQLIAAFEAVEQARGETSLTYFEFTTLAAFWLFKQADVEFALLEVGLGGRLDAVNLVDPDVAIITSVAVDHEAWLGSDREVIGREKAGILRAGKTFVCADPRPPASVIDVSGKLGCDSYFIDRHFSLVDGAYRLEAEPELVLGLPELRLPPASVAAAITALAVAGALPGADQVCATLEQLQMPGRCQALTMRGRNLVLDVGHNPAAAEYLASWLKQHPVPGRTLALFAAMADKDLAGLLAPLRSSIDHWYPALLPDNPRAAGAEQIEAALAAAAVPAEQVSTPSMAVKSQLERAFGELGEDDRLLVFGSFFTVAEVLQLTREQQDAQPE
- the accD gene encoding acetyl-CoA carboxylase, carboxyltransferase subunit beta, whose protein sequence is MSWLEKIVPSVIRTERRAGASKVPEGVWKKCVKCDSTLYLPELERNLDVCPKCEHHFRIGARRRLDMFLDTEHREELATDVEPVDRLKFKDVKKYKDRLTQAQKATGEKDALVAMQGLLEGKPVVAVAFEFAFHGGSMGYVVGEKFTRAAQRALEENIPLVCFSATGGARMQEALISLMQMAKTSAVLEKMRMAGVPYISIMTDPVYGGVSASLALLGDINAAEPGARAGFAGPNIIEQTIRQKLPKGFQRAEFLLEHGAIDMIIPRKDMRNTVGRLLGKLTNN
- a CDS encoding CvpA family protein translates to MNWADWTILAIVAISTLIGLSRGFVREVLSLLTWVAAFVVAMMFRDQLAPLLSNLVDTPSLQAIAAFAILFIFTLLAGAGLNMTLSAFVEATGLSGTDRVLGMVFGLFRGCIIVMALLIFAPALAPVNEDSWWQESTLIPHFLEFEDRAREAAGAIKDFFAGQLD
- the purF gene encoding amidophosphoribosyltransferase: MCGIVGIVGKSDVNLQLYDALTLLQHRGQDAAGIVTCDGDRLNQQKANGLVRDVFRARHMQRLTGNFGIGHVRYPTAGSSGPALAQPFYVNSPYGIAMAHNGNLTNVTEVKEAIFQQDLRHINTDSDSEVLLNVFAHELHKQHKLQPKAEDIFTAMRAVHKRVRGGYACVAMIVGYGVVAFRDPNGIRPLVYGKRETDKGTEYMVASESVALDVLGYTLVRDVAPGECIYIELDGTVHSEQCAEDPQLRPCIFEHVYFARPDSIMDGVSVHKARLRQGEHLAEKILRERPDHDIDVVIPIPDSSRSAGQMVAHRLGVKFREGMVKNRYIGRTFIMPGQKQRKKSVRQKLNPIELEFRGKNVLLVDDSIVRGTTCKQIIQMAREAGAAKVYFASAAPAVKYPNVYGIDMPSATELVAHNRTTEEVCEEIGADWLVYQDLDELIVSSSDGNHDIKEFDCAVFDGKYITGDVTEEYLDSLHAARNDNAKTGKGNESSL
- the trpA gene encoding tryptophan synthase subunit alpha, whose amino-acid sequence is MTEEQNRIDRRFAKLRGEGRKALVTYIVAGDGGLENTVGLMHQLVASGSDLIELGVPFSDPMAEGPVIQKGHERALEHKASLRKCLALVQEFRTRDADTPVILMGYANPIVKMGFEAFADNMREAGVDGALTVDLPAEEAGPLNELLKARNLRNIFLLTPTTSDQRIAEITRLASGFVYYVSLKGVTGAGHLDLDSVRENLARIRRHTDLPLCVGFGIKDGASAKAVSADGDGAVVGSVLVSAVGESADGAAAKDRVGALVSEMRTALDN